A window of Corallococcus macrosporus DSM 14697 contains these coding sequences:
- a CDS encoding ATP-binding protein — translation MLQNIAYNAVQAGHSVLFTTASQLLLDLGSHDSARALDRRLKHYCTQAGLLVIDEIGYLSYDARNADLLFLVASRRYEKKPIVLTTNLPFSEWTTIFPNAACAIALIDRVIHHASIISIKGDSYRNPPLAKRTRAPRAAHADTAAR, via the coding sequence TTGCTTCAGAATATCGCCTACAACGCCGTGCAGGCCGGCCACTCCGTCCTCTTCACCACCGCCTCCCAACTGCTGCTCGACCTCGGGAGCCACGACTCCGCCCGGGCGCTCGACAGACGCCTGAAGCACTACTGCACCCAGGCGGGGCTGCTCGTCATCGACGAGATTGGCTACCTCTCCTACGACGCCAGGAACGCCGACCTCCTCTTCCTGGTGGCGTCGCGCAGGTATGAGAAGAAGCCGATTGTCCTGACGACCAACCTCCCGTTTTCGGAGTGGACCACCATCTTCCCCAACGCCGCGTGCGCCATCGCCCTCATTGACCGCGTCATCCACCACGCGAGCATCATCAGCATCAAGGGTGACAGCTACCGCAACCCACCGCTCGCCAAGCGCACCCGAGCACCGCGCGCGGCCCACGCTGACACCGCCGCACGCTGA
- a CDS encoding GmrSD restriction endonuclease domain-containing protein, translating into MSTFDSTKTLLSDLLTKVVKGKLQLPDFQRGWVWDDEHIQSLLVSIARSFPIGAVMLLETGGEARFQVRAVEGVDLPPNSNPEELILDGQQRLTSLTQVLKLDKPVATRDAKKRELKLHYYFDIEKALLGPQALEDAIVTVDEQRTQREDFGRKVVLDLSTREKEINAFHFPCSQILNSDDWEQALSEHAPEKLARFMKFRRQVVEPFRNYALPVISLRKETSKEAVCLVFEKVNTGGVPLSVFELITATWAVDGFNLRDDWFGGRGKSGRHARLGKRPLLRDLQPTDFLQGVSLLHSFDRRTQDLAAGRSGKEATGVTAKREHILEMPLGAFEKWAESLTQGFEEAERFLRSEGFHHPKFLPYRTQLTPLGAVLANLGERWLEPQIKTKLARWFWCGVLGELYGGAVETRIALDVQQLLAWVNEPSAPEPATVQSAGFNPNRLDTLRSRTSAAYRGLYVLLQREGACDFFWKARMVDLDRDDAKLDIHHIFPKKWCEDHDIPPRVFNAIVNKTAISYKANRMIGGSAPSKYLAQLQGHVQVKLDDAAMDTIVKSHVINPALLRADSFQAFYAARKAALLALVERAMGKASAEATAIGADDEDGDEDEGEAT; encoded by the coding sequence ATGTCTACTTTTGACTCGACCAAGACCCTGCTCAGCGACCTCCTCACGAAGGTCGTGAAGGGCAAGCTCCAACTGCCTGACTTCCAACGTGGGTGGGTCTGGGACGACGAACACATCCAGTCGTTGCTCGTGAGCATCGCGCGGTCGTTCCCCATTGGCGCCGTGATGCTCCTCGAGACGGGCGGCGAGGCGCGTTTCCAGGTGCGCGCCGTGGAGGGCGTCGACCTGCCGCCCAACTCGAACCCCGAGGAGCTGATCCTCGACGGCCAGCAGCGTCTCACGTCCCTCACGCAGGTACTGAAGCTCGACAAGCCTGTCGCGACGCGTGACGCGAAGAAGCGGGAGCTCAAGCTCCATTACTACTTCGACATCGAGAAGGCGCTGTTGGGCCCCCAGGCGCTGGAGGACGCGATCGTCACCGTCGACGAGCAGCGTACCCAGCGAGAGGACTTCGGCCGCAAGGTGGTGCTCGACCTCAGCACGCGCGAGAAGGAGATCAATGCCTTCCATTTCCCGTGCAGCCAGATCCTGAACTCGGACGACTGGGAGCAGGCCCTCTCCGAGCATGCGCCCGAGAAGCTCGCGCGGTTCATGAAGTTCCGACGGCAGGTTGTGGAGCCGTTCCGCAACTACGCGCTGCCGGTCATCAGCCTGAGGAAGGAGACCTCGAAGGAGGCCGTCTGCCTCGTGTTCGAGAAGGTGAACACGGGCGGCGTTCCGCTGTCTGTCTTCGAGCTCATCACGGCCACGTGGGCGGTGGACGGCTTCAACTTGCGCGACGATTGGTTCGGCGGGAGGGGCAAGAGCGGGCGCCACGCTCGCCTCGGCAAGAGGCCGCTGCTCCGTGATCTCCAGCCGACGGACTTCCTCCAGGGCGTCTCGCTGCTGCACTCCTTCGACAGGCGCACGCAGGACCTCGCCGCCGGGCGCTCCGGCAAGGAGGCCACGGGGGTCACCGCCAAGCGCGAGCACATCCTCGAGATGCCGCTCGGGGCCTTCGAGAAGTGGGCCGAGTCGCTGACCCAGGGATTCGAGGAGGCCGAGCGCTTCCTGCGCAGCGAGGGGTTCCACCACCCGAAGTTCCTCCCATATCGGACGCAGCTCACTCCGCTGGGCGCCGTGCTCGCGAATCTCGGTGAGCGCTGGCTCGAGCCGCAGATCAAGACGAAGCTCGCGCGCTGGTTCTGGTGCGGAGTCCTGGGCGAGCTCTACGGCGGCGCCGTCGAGACGCGGATCGCGCTCGACGTTCAGCAACTCCTCGCTTGGGTCAACGAACCCTCGGCGCCGGAGCCCGCCACCGTTCAATCCGCGGGCTTCAATCCGAATCGCCTCGACACGCTCCGTTCGCGCACCAGCGCCGCGTACCGTGGGCTCTACGTGCTCTTGCAGCGAGAGGGCGCGTGCGACTTCTTCTGGAAGGCGCGCATGGTCGACCTCGACCGCGACGATGCGAAGCTCGACATTCACCACATCTTCCCGAAGAAGTGGTGCGAGGACCACGACATCCCCCCGCGCGTCTTCAACGCGATCGTCAACAAGACGGCCATCTCCTACAAGGCGAACCGGATGATCGGCGGCAGCGCCCCCTCGAAGTACCTCGCGCAGCTTCAGGGGCACGTCCAGGTGAAGCTCGACGACGCCGCGATGGACACCATCGTGAAGAGTCACGTCATCAACCCGGCGCTGCTGCGAGCCGACTCGTTCCAGGCGTTCTACGCGGCGCGCAAAGCGGCACTGTTGGCCCTCGTCGAGCGTGCGATGGGCAAGGCGTCGGCCGAGGCCACCGCCATCGGCGCTGACGACGAGGACGGCGACGAGGACGAGGGCGAGGCCACGTGA
- a CDS encoding integrase core domain-containing protein → MDFFVIPTATFGVLLGFVVVSHRDRRILHLNVTAHPTEEWTKQQLREAFPWASAPRYLHRDRDKLYSEGVRATLTHLGIREVPSAARCPWQNPYAERVIGSIRRELLDHVVVLNETHARRLLREYQRYYNASRTHLALGKDAPETRAVQGPEHGAKVIELREVFGLHHRYERRTA, encoded by the coding sequence ATGGACTTCTTTGTCATTCCGACTGCGACGTTTGGAGTGCTGTTGGGATTTGTGGTTGTGAGTCACCGAGACAGGCGAATCCTCCACCTCAATGTGACAGCGCACCCGACGGAAGAATGGACGAAGCAGCAGTTGCGAGAGGCCTTTCCCTGGGCCAGTGCTCCGAGGTACTTGCACCGAGATAGGGACAAGCTCTACTCCGAGGGCGTTCGCGCCACGCTTACCCATTTGGGGATTCGCGAGGTGCCGAGTGCAGCACGGTGTCCGTGGCAGAATCCCTATGCGGAGAGAGTCATCGGCTCGATACGTAGGGAGCTGCTGGACCATGTCGTCGTCCTGAACGAAACTCACGCTCGGCGCCTGCTGCGCGAATACCAGCGCTACTACAACGCGAGCCGGACGCACCTGGCGCTCGGGAAAGATGCGCCCGAGACGCGTGCGGTGCAGGGGCCGGAGCACGGAGCCAAGGTGATAGAGCTACGGGAAGTCTTCGGGCTCCACCACCGGTACGAGCGCCGCACTGCATAG
- a CDS encoding virulence RhuM family protein, with protein MTKSTEGTPKGELILYQTEDGRARIECRFEDESVWLTQALMAQLFDIGVGTVNHHLKGIFAEGELAPEATIRRHRIVRTEGQRTVARELEHYNLEAILAVGFRVRSHRGTQFRKWANARLSEYLVKGFTMDDERLKNPPGPGHTDYFDELLERIRDIRASERRFYQKVLDIYATSVDYQPDIDLSQQFFAMVQNKMHWAAHGHTAAEIVHERADGEKPFMGLQTTRPGGVVRKADAAIAKDYLTEPELQVLHRIVNLYIEFAELQALERKPMTMRDWVEKLDEFLKASGRKLLNHAGTISAEVAKAKAEREYERYQALQDAKPRMIDAAFEATANQLKKSAQTRGKKGRGN; from the coding sequence GTGACGAAGTCGACCGAGGGCACGCCGAAGGGCGAGCTGATCCTCTACCAAACTGAGGACGGGCGCGCGCGCATCGAGTGCCGCTTCGAAGACGAGTCGGTCTGGCTCACGCAGGCGCTCATGGCTCAGCTCTTCGACATCGGCGTCGGGACGGTGAACCACCACCTGAAGGGGATTTTCGCCGAGGGGGAACTGGCGCCGGAGGCAACTATTCGACGCCATCGAATAGTTCGAACCGAGGGGCAGCGCACCGTCGCGCGCGAACTCGAGCACTACAACCTCGAGGCGATCCTCGCCGTCGGCTTCCGCGTCCGCAGTCATCGCGGCACTCAGTTCCGCAAGTGGGCGAACGCTCGTCTGTCGGAGTACCTGGTCAAGGGCTTCACGATGGACGACGAGCGACTGAAGAACCCGCCCGGTCCAGGCCACACGGACTACTTCGACGAGCTGCTTGAGCGGATTCGCGACATCCGCGCGTCCGAGCGGCGCTTCTACCAGAAGGTCCTCGACATCTACGCGACGAGCGTCGACTACCAGCCCGACATCGACCTCTCGCAGCAGTTCTTTGCGATGGTGCAGAACAAGATGCACTGGGCCGCGCACGGGCACACGGCCGCCGAGATCGTCCACGAGCGCGCCGACGGCGAGAAGCCCTTCATGGGGCTGCAAACGACGCGGCCGGGAGGCGTGGTCCGCAAGGCCGACGCCGCGATCGCGAAGGACTACCTGACCGAGCCCGAGCTGCAGGTCCTCCATCGCATCGTGAACCTCTACATCGAGTTCGCTGAGCTGCAGGCGCTCGAGCGGAAGCCGATGACGATGCGCGACTGGGTCGAAAAGCTCGACGAGTTCCTCAAGGCGTCCGGCCGCAAGCTGCTCAATCACGCGGGGACAATCTCGGCAGAAGTGGCGAAGGCGAAGGCCGAGCGCGAGTATGAGCGCTACCAGGCGCTCCAGGACGCGAAACCGCGCATGATCGACGCCGCCTTCGAGGCGACAGCGAATCAGCTCAAGAAGTCTGCCCAGACGCGCGGGAAGAAGGGGCGCGGCAATTGA
- a CDS encoding ArsR/SmtB family transcription factor, with protein MPVAATSLDVRSASRLFKALGDETRLRIVALLSHGELCVCHFESALGLTQSNTSRQLGVLKNAGVVEARRDGSWVYYRLAPQMEEVCKAQLEALVAAFAKRDALGEDVERLLKSLGPNACK; from the coding sequence ATGCCGGTCGCTGCTACTTCTCTAGATGTTCGCTCCGCCTCCCGCCTCTTCAAGGCGCTGGGGGACGAGACCCGTCTACGCATCGTCGCGCTCCTCAGCCATGGCGAGCTGTGCGTTTGCCACTTTGAATCCGCCCTCGGGCTGACCCAGTCCAACACTTCCCGCCAACTCGGAGTGCTGAAGAACGCAGGCGTCGTCGAGGCTCGCCGGGACGGAAGCTGGGTGTACTACCGCCTTGCCCCGCAGATGGAAGAGGTGTGCAAGGCCCAACTCGAGGCGCTCGTGGCGGCCTTCGCGAAACGGGACGCCCTCGGCGAAGACGTCGAGCGCCTCCTCAAATCCCTCGGTCCCAACGCCTGCAAGTAA